In Acidobacteriota bacterium, the following are encoded in one genomic region:
- a CDS encoding TetR/AcrR family transcriptional regulator — protein sequence MGDQRRAEILDQAMALLIEDGIAALTMKRVAERMGFTEPAMYRHFRNKQDLVIHLVRRTRDRFSSFYEGCDPADPPEVFLRQFLFSLLAFLDQVDGVTILFLSDSAYNRDDKIRAEMEALLGEQLGRLRAYLTLARERGEVREDLHPDAAALVLMGAVQALTIRHILVQQRPPIASQGEAVLDVLLRGVLS from the coding sequence ATGGGGGACCAGCGACGCGCAGAGATCCTGGACCAGGCCATGGCCCTGCTGATCGAGGACGGTATCGCCGCCCTGACCATGAAGAGGGTCGCCGAGCGGATGGGGTTTACGGAACCCGCCATGTACCGCCATTTTCGCAACAAGCAGGACCTGGTGATTCACCTGGTGCGACGAACGAGAGACCGTTTCAGCTCCTTCTACGAAGGCTGCGACCCGGCCGACCCTCCCGAGGTCTTTCTCCGGCAATTCCTGTTCAGCCTGCTGGCCTTTCTCGACCAGGTGGATGGGGTGACGATCCTCTTCCTCTCGGATTCCGCCTACAACCGCGATGACAAGATCCGGGCTGAAATGGAAGCTTTACTCGGTGAGCAGCTCGGCCGTCTCCGCGCCTATCTCACCCTGGCCCGGGAGCGAGGTGAAGTCCGGGAAGACCTCCATCCGGACGCCGCGGCCCTGGTCTTGATGGGAGCCGTTCAAGCCCTGACCATTCGGCACATCCTCGTCCAACAGCGGCCCCCGATCGCCTCGCAAGGCGAGGCCGTGCTCGATGTCCTTCTGCGGGGCGTGCTGTCATGA
- a CDS encoding TolC family protein, whose protein sequence is MRRLLAALAGATLAITPASLSNAAEAVLTLDQALARALAHHPALGALEATARSRSSGEQAEKRRRMGEVSAQAAFQRQSDDMLIRPMTRDLLASGPENMPFDDAYGSWSVGYHLPLYSGGALASATRAAQQGAAAARAGLLRATASLRHQVLATYAGLLSLDGQIVAWEQEKQALASLLEHIRLGEQAGRLAHVDSLKAQVRIQEAQARLADLRGRRASLDARLAALLGEERPPAGGYVVAAIPAPELGSLENEEALIAIALTRRSDLRQARHLEQERQAEAQVARAARRPQVQLDARLHGVHAAGYSFNDTYWTVAATASIPLSDMGRRRHLAERREHLARAAALNTRDLEGRIRAEVRSALAALRTARAALGAHRAALELAREVARLEQLKYDSGRGNIDDLLAARARLRGAESNLLQARNDLIVAADDLRTTIEGEIP, encoded by the coding sequence ATGAGGCGGCTTCTGGCGGCCCTGGCCGGGGCCACTCTTGCCATCACGCCGGCCAGCCTTTCGAACGCCGCCGAGGCGGTGTTGACGCTTGATCAGGCCCTGGCCCGCGCGTTGGCGCATCACCCCGCCCTCGGAGCCCTCGAAGCCACGGCGCGTTCCCGCTCCAGCGGCGAGCAGGCCGAAAAGCGCCGCCGCATGGGCGAAGTCAGTGCGCAGGCCGCCTTCCAGCGTCAGAGCGACGACATGCTGATCCGGCCGATGACCCGTGACCTGCTCGCTTCCGGGCCGGAGAACATGCCCTTCGACGACGCCTACGGATCCTGGAGTGTGGGATACCACCTGCCGCTCTACAGCGGAGGCGCCCTCGCGAGCGCCACCCGGGCCGCGCAACAGGGTGCGGCGGCGGCGCGGGCGGGACTGCTGCGAGCGACCGCCTCCCTGCGTCACCAGGTGCTGGCGACCTACGCGGGACTACTCTCCCTGGACGGACAGATCGTGGCCTGGGAGCAGGAGAAACAGGCCCTCGCCTCCCTGCTGGAGCATATCCGGCTGGGCGAACAGGCCGGACGGCTGGCCCACGTGGACTCTCTCAAGGCCCAGGTCAGGATCCAGGAGGCGCAAGCACGCCTGGCAGACCTGCGGGGACGGCGCGCAAGCCTCGACGCCCGCCTGGCCGCCCTGCTCGGAGAAGAGCGGCCCCCGGCAGGCGGTTACGTGGTCGCGGCGATCCCGGCGCCGGAACTCGGCTCCCTGGAGAACGAGGAAGCGCTGATCGCCATCGCCCTGACCCGCCGCAGCGACCTCCGACAGGCGCGGCACCTCGAGCAGGAGCGCCAGGCCGAAGCCCAGGTCGCTCGGGCTGCGCGTCGGCCACAGGTTCAGCTCGACGCCCGACTTCATGGGGTTCATGCCGCCGGATACTCGTTCAACGACACCTACTGGACGGTGGCCGCGACGGCCTCGATTCCGCTGAGCGACATGGGACGCCGGCGACACCTGGCCGAGCGCCGCGAACACCTGGCCCGGGCGGCCGCCCTGAACACTCGGGACCTCGAGGGGCGCATCCGGGCCGAGGTCCGGTCCGCGTTGGCCGCTCTTCGCACCGCCCGGGCCGCACTGGGAGCCCACCGCGCAGCCCTCGAGCTGGCCCGCGAAGTCGCGCGTCTCGAACAGCTCAAGTACGACAGCGGTCGAGGGAACATCGACGACCTGCTCGCCGCGCGCGCCCGGCTCCGAGGTGCCGAATCCAACCTGTTGCAAGCGCGTAACGACCTGATCGTGGCCGCTGACGACCTGCGCACCACCATCGAGGGGGAAATACCGTGA
- a CDS encoding efflux RND transporter periplasmic adaptor subunit: MKTRWLLLFLLAVAAGAGAWLARHRYQQLHSQRPAIVSEIPVTTARVRQELFIAERTAYGVVATDQRAILRARTAGQITVIAAREGTPVRAGQTLAELDGTPGLPTGDRAARTTALSQLEHSIAALEQAVANLERIYRRDRMLLENRAIAAQVAELSENRWQEARAQLATRKSEVAGLVAQLEQFTIKAPFTGTVSRVHGSVGDVVAPGAPLLELESTTPCKIVVTVAADDLAFLAVGSRARILHGGSTIEAKISRIHPAARGGAGTVEVSLPTPPFDLPTGSAVTVLLETACLADALVVPLDAVVEGPTTARLHVLDHGVVRLVPVRVLAATEHRAAVAGDIRAGDVVVRGSESLLLRLTDGAKVSVHNPPVAGKVKTHG; the protein is encoded by the coding sequence GTGAAGACCCGCTGGCTGCTCCTGTTCCTGCTCGCGGTCGCCGCCGGTGCCGGCGCCTGGCTCGCACGTCATCGCTACCAGCAGCTCCACTCCCAACGACCGGCGATAGTCTCCGAGATTCCCGTCACCACGGCGCGAGTCCGGCAAGAGCTGTTCATCGCCGAACGCACCGCCTATGGCGTGGTGGCCACCGATCAGCGTGCGATTCTCCGGGCCCGGACCGCGGGCCAGATCACAGTGATCGCCGCGCGGGAAGGGACCCCGGTGCGTGCCGGCCAGACCCTCGCGGAACTCGACGGGACTCCTGGACTCCCCACGGGCGACCGGGCCGCGCGAACCACGGCGTTGAGTCAACTCGAGCACTCCATCGCGGCTCTCGAGCAGGCGGTGGCCAATCTCGAGCGCATCTACCGCCGCGACAGGATGCTCCTCGAAAACCGGGCGATCGCGGCCCAGGTCGCCGAGCTTTCGGAAAACCGCTGGCAGGAAGCCCGGGCCCAGCTCGCGACACGCAAGAGCGAGGTGGCGGGCCTGGTGGCCCAACTCGAACAGTTCACGATCAAGGCGCCCTTCACCGGCACGGTCTCCCGGGTCCACGGGAGCGTGGGCGACGTGGTGGCCCCCGGGGCCCCTCTCCTCGAACTGGAGAGCACGACGCCCTGCAAGATCGTCGTGACCGTGGCCGCCGACGATTTGGCCTTCCTCGCCGTGGGGTCACGCGCCCGGATCCTGCATGGCGGATCGACGATCGAAGCGAAGATCAGCCGGATCCATCCCGCCGCCCGAGGAGGAGCCGGCACGGTCGAGGTATCGCTGCCCACGCCGCCCTTCGACCTGCCGACCGGATCCGCGGTGACCGTCCTCCTCGAGACCGCTTGCTTGGCGGACGCCCTGGTCGTGCCCCTCGACGCGGTGGTCGAGGGCCCCACCACCGCCCGCCTGCACGTGCTCGACCATGGGGTGGTGCGTCTCGTTCCGGTGCGCGTCCTCGCCGCCACCGAACACCGGGCCGCTGTGGCCGGTGACATCCGCGCCGGTGACGTCGTCGTCCGCGGCAGCGAGTCCCTGCTGCTGCGCCTGACCGACGGGGCGAAGGTCTCCGTTCACAATCCACCGGTTGCCGGCAAGGTCAAGACCCATGGCTAG